In Sphingomonas oryzagri, the genomic stretch CCCACCCCGCCGGCAGCGGCGACCAGAGCAGGGTCGCGGCGAGCGTGTGGCGGGAGAAATGCAGCGCCTGCACCGCGCGCCCGAAGGCGACGTCGCTCGTCTCCAGCGCCCTGTTCATGTCGGGGGTGAGCCGGGCGGGCACGTACCAATTGTCCGCTTCCGACAGCACATGATCCCCGCACCGCAGGCGGACGCTGCGATAGGCGACCGGCGTCGCCGCATCGACGCGCAGCGCGGCGCGCACCTCCGCCGTCGCGGGCTTGTCCTGCCCCCGCACGCGCTCGGCCACCACCTTGGCGCCCGGATCGGCGAGCCGGTGATCGGCGCACCAGCGATCGAGCGTCAGCGTCGCGCTGTCGTGGCTGAGCAGATCGGCGTTGAGCGTCTGGACCAGCGCCAGCGCCTCGACCCGCGCGATCGGCGTGTCCGGCCAGGGGAGCGCGACGGGCATCAGGCGAAGGCCGCCTCGTAGCGTTCCGGCTTGAAGCCGACCAGCGTATGCCCGCCGAGATCGAGCACCGGCCGCTTGATCATCGAGGGCTGGGCCAGCATCAGCTCGATCGCCTTTTCGGCGTCGATCCCCTCGCGGTCGGCGTCCGGCAGCTTGCGGAAGGTGGTGCCGGCGCGGTTGAGCACCGTCTCCCAGCCATGCTCGGCCACCCACGTGTCGAGTTCCGGCCGGCCGATGCCGGAGGCCTTGTAGTCGTGGAAATCATAGGCGACGCCATGATCGTCCAGCCACGTCCGCGCCTTCTTCATCGTGTCGCAATTCTTGATGCCGTAGATGGTGACGCTCACGCGAAGCTCTCCTGTTTCACCCGGACCCAGCCGGTGCCCTCGTGCCCGAAATCGACGCCGGGATGGAAGATTTCGGCCAGCATCTCGGTCGATTCGACGAGGCGGGGGCCGGGCCGGTTGAAGAAATATTGCCCGTCGATGGCATAGACCCGCCCCTCGCGCACCGCGCGCAGCCCCTGCCAACGCGGATCGGTGGCGAGCGTGGGCAGTTCGGCGAGCGTCTGCGGGATGCGGAAGCCGCAGGGCATCAGCACGATCAGGTCCGGATCGGCGGCGATCATGTCGTCCCACTCCAGCCACGGCGAATGTTGCCCCGGCACCGCGAGCAGATTCTCACCACCGGCGGCCGCGACTAGCTCGGGCACCCAGTTGCCGGCGACCATCAGCGGATCGAGCCACTCGATCGCCGCCACACGCGGCTTGGCGAGACCGGCGACGCGCGCCGACACCGCCGCGATCCGCGCCTTGAGATCGGCGACCACCGCCTCCGCCTGCGCTTCCGCTCCCAGCGCCTTGCCGACCCGCGCGAAATCGCCCCACACGTCGCCCATGTCATCCGGCGCGAGGCTGACGAGATCGGGCGCGGTGCCGGTCCAGTCGGACAGCGCCTCGTCGAGATCGGACGGGGTGACCGCGCAGACCGCGCAGTGCGTCTGGGTCAGCACCACGTCTGGCCGGAGCGCGCGAAGCAGCGGCGCATTGACCTCGTAGACCGACAGGCCGGACGCGACGATCTGCTGCACGCGCCGCTCGATCTCGATCGAGACGAGGCCCTTCTCCAGCTTGGTCGCGGTGACCGGCGGCAGCGCGGAGACGGCCGGCGGCCAGTCACATTCGTGGCTGCGCCCGACGATCGCGTCCCCGAAGCCGATCGCGCAGGCGATCTCGGTGGCGCTGGGCAGGAGCGAGACGATGCGGGGCCGTTCGGTCATGCCCCGCGCTCTATCCCCGAAGCGGGAGCGGGTGCACGGAGAATCTGCCCGCCGCCCCTTTGACATCGTGGGACAGTCATCGTTCGCGTGATATGTTCCGGCTTCGCAACGAGGGAGTCGCACGATGGGCACGATCACCACGCAGGACGGCACGACCATCTTCTACAAGGATTGGGGGCCGAAGGACGCGCAGCCGCTCGTCTTCCACCACGGCTGGCCGCTGAGCGCGGACGACTGGGACGCGCAGATGATGTTCTTCCTCGGCGAAGGCTATCGCGTGATCGCGCACGACCGGCGCGGCCACGGCCGATCGAGCCAGACCGACACCGGCAACGAGATGGACACCTACGCCGCCGACGTCATCGAGCTGGCACGCGCGCTGGACCTGAAGAATGCCGTCCATATCGGCCATTCGACCGGCGGCGGCGAAGTCGCGCATTATGTCGCGCGGGCCGAGCCGGGCCGTGTCGCCAAGGCGGTGCTGATCGGCGCGGTGCCGCCGATCATGCTCAAGACCGATGCCAATCCGGGCGGGCTCCCGATCGAGGTCTTCGACGGTCTGCGCGCCGCCCTGCTCGCCAATCGCGCGCAATTCTTCCTCGATCTGCCGACCGGCCCCTTCTACGGCTTCAACCGCGAGGGTGCGGAGATCAGCGAAGGCGTGATCCGCAACTGGTGGCGGCAGGGCATGATGGGCGGCGCCAAGGCGCATTACGACTGCATCAAGGCGTTCAGCGAGACCGATTTCACCGAGGATCTGAAAGCGATCGAGGTGCCGGTGCTGGTGATGCACGGCATCGACGACCAGATCGTGCCTTATGCCGATGCCGGCCCGCTTTCCGCCAAGCTGCTGAAGAACGGCACGCTG encodes the following:
- a CDS encoding ArsC family reductase, with protein sequence MSVTIYGIKNCDTMKKARTWLDDHGVAYDFHDYKASGIGRPELDTWVAEHGWETVLNRAGTTFRKLPDADREGIDAEKAIELMLAQPSMIKRPVLDLGGHTLVGFKPERYEAAFA
- a CDS encoding cobalamin-binding protein — protein: MTERPRIVSLLPSATEIACAIGFGDAIVGRSHECDWPPAVSALPPVTATKLEKGLVSIEIERRVQQIVASGLSVYEVNAPLLRALRPDVVLTQTHCAVCAVTPSDLDEALSDWTGTAPDLVSLAPDDMGDVWGDFARVGKALGAEAQAEAVVADLKARIAAVSARVAGLAKPRVAAIEWLDPLMVAGNWVPELVAAAGGENLLAVPGQHSPWLEWDDMIAADPDLIVLMPCGFRIPQTLAELPTLATDPRWQGLRAVREGRVYAIDGQYFFNRPGPRLVESTEMLAEIFHPGVDFGHEGTGWVRVKQESFA
- a CDS encoding alpha/beta fold hydrolase, with translation MGTITTQDGTTIFYKDWGPKDAQPLVFHHGWPLSADDWDAQMMFFLGEGYRVIAHDRRGHGRSSQTDTGNEMDTYAADVIELARALDLKNAVHIGHSTGGGEVAHYVARAEPGRVAKAVLIGAVPPIMLKTDANPGGLPIEVFDGLRAALLANRAQFFLDLPTGPFYGFNREGAEISEGVIRNWWRQGMMGGAKAHYDCIKAFSETDFTEDLKAIEVPVLVMHGIDDQIVPYADAGPLSAKLLKNGTLKSYEGYPHGMATTHADVINADLLAFIRS